From Coffea arabica cultivar ET-39 chromosome 2e, Coffea Arabica ET-39 HiFi, whole genome shotgun sequence, the proteins below share one genomic window:
- the LOC113733396 gene encoding bidirectional sugar transporter SWEET3-like — translation MGDRLRLAVGIMGNAASMLLYAAPILTFSRVMRKRSTEEFSCIPYTIALLNCFLYTWYGLPVVSNGWENVPVVTINGLGILLELSFVFIYFCFAPANAKKKVAMLTTSVILGFCVIALLSVFAFHDHSHRKILVGTIGLIASVAMYGSPLVVVKQVIQTKSVEFMPFYLSLFSFLASSLWMTYGLLSHDLFLASPNLVGSPLGIFQLLLYCKYRKNGFMEEALKRDAAKGWRKSEATDVEKPKEQLHAASAQ, via the exons ATGGGAGATAGGTTGCGTTTGGCTGTGGGAATTATGG GGAATGCCGCCTCCATGTTACTCTATGCTGCTCCTAT ATTGACTTTTTCTCGAGTCATGAGAAAGAGAAGTACTGAAGAGTTTTCTTGCATTCCATACACCATTGCGTTATTGAACTGTTTCCTCTATACATGGTACGGCTTGCCGGTTGTGAGTAATGGCTGGGAAAACGTCCCTGTGGTCACGATCAATGGCTTAGGAATTCTTTTGGAGCTCTCCTTCGTATTCATATACTTCTGTTTTGCCCCCGCAAATGCCAAG AAGAAGGTTGCAATGTTAACAACATCAGTTATCCTTGGATTCTGCGTCATTGCTTTACTATCAGTCTTTGCATTTCACGATCATTCCCACCGAAAGATACTCGTAGGAACCATTGGATTGATAGCATCAGTGGCAATGTATGGTTCTCCTCTGGTGGTTGTG AAACAAGTGATACAAACCAAGAGCGTTGAATTTATGCCGTTCTACTTGTCCCTTTTCTCGTTTCTTGCCAGTTCCCTTTGGATGACTTACGGATTACTGAGCCATGATCTTTTCCTCGCG TCCCCAAATCTGGTTGGCAGCCCTTTAGGCATCTTTCAGCTTTTGCTCTACTGCAAGTACAGGAAAAATGGATTCATGGAAGAAGCATTGAAACGGGATGCAGCAAAAGGATGGCGAAAAAGTGAAGCGACAGATGTTGAGAAGCCAAAAGAGCAACTCCATGCAGCTTCTGCTCAGTGA
- the LOC140037313 gene encoding uncharacterized protein, which translates to MSRLGNIPDASLVLPRVPDCQHCGAKRFHLEPPSFCCSGGEISIVAPPMPYDLKRLFIGNDEESAHFRTIVRTYNNNLGFTSFAAKYDSELTKNTKGVYTFRVQGQVYHFLDGLVHLGDRPSGIQLYFFDTAEELTKRLGNSDKLRESTLKLLMRILSDNPYARFFKGLRDVPHLDSLNIILNCYPSLDQRVYNLPSASQVAAIWTESEDQSSDRRAHIQVYSRSAGSHRIQHYYGCYDPLQYPLLFPRGECGWHHGIKRLCKRQRGGDACENDINIDPTSVSSSSELIDLEQRAADRGKTEEGTVSAREYYCYRFQIRDNDDSMLLHTLRLLQQFSVDAYVKIETCRLDFHRHRQNNIRSEILQGVLDSVSVGQTAASKVGRKVILPASFIGGPRDMRRRYLDAMALVQKYGKPDIFLTMTCNPAWKEIQENLKYHEKPQDRPDLLARVFRAKFEMLKAEILNKQIFGEVSACVYVIEFQKRGFPHAHLLLILKPGHKLLNPESYDKVVCAELPDKVRYPHLYSLVVKHMIHGPCGAMDTSCPCMRDGTCKNRYPKSFCSQTTHGEDTYPCYRRRDDGKRVKVRRFTLDNRWVVPYNPYLLALFDCHINVEICSTLKLVKYLYKYVFKGHDQVSFKIISCASADDIDEIKDFQKGRWVSPPEAFWRIYEFKLSEMTPAVYTLQIHLPDQQFISFDKNSDLLQLLSKIDFSKTMLTQFFRMNRTNPKAQNLKCLYRNFPEHFVWSGKYKEWTERKRRKVIGRMVTVSPKEGERYYLRLLLTHIAGPTSFEDLLTVNAQRLGSFREAALALGLLQSDAYIEETLQEAIAFQMPSSLRLLFATLLVYCSPTNPKSLWEKFEHELSADYHHQQPLHGFSSAEIRRKVLQAINSSLEQMGKSITDFHFVSDDFTCNYAERLTKEIESEKSLAVTPEDLLLPQMLNSEQKHAYDLILAACFSLDGQAFFVDGPGGTGKTFLYRSLLATLRSQNHIAIAVATSGIAASILPGGRTAHSRFKIQLDFSKSKSCQLSKQSSTAKLISESKLILWDEASMAKRDTIEAFDELLKDLMDSDLPFGGKVIVFGGDF; encoded by the exons ATGTCTCGTCTTGGCAATATTCCCGATGCATCTCTGGTTCTACCTCGTGTTCCTGATTGTCAGCATTGTGGAGCGAAAAGGTTCCATTTGGAACCTCCTTCCTTTTGCTGTTCAGGAGGAGAGATTTCTATCGTTGCTCCTCCAATGCCTTACGATTTGAAACGTTTATTCATTGGCAACGATGAAGAGAGTGCTCACTTTAGGACCATTGTTCGCACTTATAACAACAACCTTGGCTTTACATCTTTTGCTGCAAAGTATGACTCTGAATTAACAAAGAACACAAAAGGTGTCTATACCTTCCGTGTTCAAGGTCAGGTTTACCACTTTCTTGATGGTCTTGTTCACTTAGGTGATCGACCATCTGGAATCCAATTATATTTTTTTGACACTGCTGAGGAATTAACAAAGAGGCTTGGTAACTCAGATAAACTACGCGAAAGCACTTTAAAACTGCTTATGCGCATCCTTTCTGACAATCCTTATGCTCGGTTCTTTAAAGGCCTTAGGGATGTTCCACACCTTGACAGCCTGAACATTATCCTTAATTGTTATCCTTCACTTGACCAGCGAGTATATAACCTTCCCTCAGCCTCGCAAGTAGCAGCTATATGGACTGAAAGTGAAGATCAGTCGTCCGATAGGCGCGCTCATATTCAGGTTTATTCTCGCTCGGCTGGTAGCCATAGGATTCAACATTACTATGGCTGTTACGACCCTTTACAGTACCCTCTCCTTTTCCCTCGTGGTGAGTGTGGCTGGCACCATGGAATTAAAAGGCTTTGCAAGAGGCAAAGAGGAGGGGACGCTTGTGAGAATGATATTAACATTGATCCAACTTCAGTTAGCTCCTCATCGGAGTTAATCGATTTAGAACAAAGAG CTGCTGACCGAGGAAAAACAGAGGAAGGTACTGTATCTGCTAGGGAGTACTACTGTTATAGGTTCCAAATAAGGGACAATGATGATTCAATGCTGTTACACACTCTTAGGCTATTACAGCAGTTTTCAGTTGATGCTTATGTCAAGATTGAAACATGTAGGCTTGACTTTCATAGGCATCGACAAAACAATATACGTTCCGAAATTCTGCAAGGAGTTCTGGACAGTGTTTCTGTTGGCCAGACTGCTGCTTCTAAGGTTGGTCGTAAGGTCATTCTTCCAGCTTCCTTTATAGGTGGTCCGAGGGATATGAGGCGTCGTTACCTAGATGCGATGGCCCTCGTGCAAAAATATGGAAAACCAGACATTTTTCTTACAATGACGTGTAATCCAGCATGGAAAGAAATTCAGGAAAATTTGAAATACCATGAAAAACCTCAGGATCGGCCAGACCTTCTCGCTAGAGTTTTTAGAGCCAAGTTTGAAATGCTTAAAGCAGAAATTCTCAATAAGCAGATCTTCGGCGAGGTTTCAGCGTGTGTTTACGTGATTGAGTTTCAGAAACGCGGCTTTCCTCATGCCCATTTATTATTGATCTTAAAACCTGGTCATAAGCTGCTTAATCCAGAGTCGTACGACAAAGTAGTTTGTGCTGAGTTGCCCGACAAAGTTAGATATCCTCACTTGTATTCTCTTGTTGTGAAACATATGATCCATGGTCCTTGCGGAGCCATGGATACATCTTGTCCTTGTATGAGAGATGGAACCTGCAAAAATCGCTATCCAAAGAGCTTTTGTTCTCAGACGACTCATGGTGAGGATACCTATCCGTGTTATAGGAGAAGGGATGATGGCAAAAGAGTGAAGGTTCGTAGATTTACTCTTGATAATAGGTGGGTTGTGCCTTACAACCCTTACCTGCTTGCTTTATTTGATTGCCACATCAATGTCGAAATTTGTTCTACTCTTAAGCTCGTGAAGTACTTGTATAAGTATGTTTTCAAAGGAcacgatcaagtgagctttaaGATTATTTCCTGTGCATCAGCGGATGATATTGATGAAATAAAAGACTTCCAGAAAGGTAGATGGGTTTCACCCCCAGAAGCTTTTTGGCGCATTTATGAATTTAAGTTGAGCGAAATGACCCCGGCAGTTTACACCCTTCAGATTCACCTTCCAGATCAGCAATTCATTTCCTTTGACAAGAACTCTGACTTGCTGCAATTACTGAGTAAAATTGACTTTTCAAAGACAATGTTAACTCAGTTTTTTCGCATGAACAGAACCAATCCTAAAGCACAGAATCTGAAATGCTTGTACAGAAATTTTCCTGAGCATTTTGTTTGGTCTGGTAAATATAAAGAGTGGACTGAAAGAAAGCGTCGAAAGGTGATCGGTCGCATGGTCACTGTTAGTCCAAAGGAAGGAGAAAGATATTATTTGAGGTTGCTTTTGACACACATTGCTGGCCCGACCTCTTTTGAAGACCTTTTGACTGTTAATGCACAGAGATTAGGTTCTTTTAGAGAAGCTGCTTTAGCTCTTGGCCTTCTACAATCCGATGCTTATATAGAGGAGACACTTCAGGAAGCGATAGCATTTCAAATGCCGTCTTCATTGAGGCTGTTGTTTGCCACTCTCCTTGTGTACTGTTCTCCAACAAATCCTAAATCGCTTTGGGAAAAATTTGAACATGAGCTTTCTGCTGACTATCATCACCAGCAGCCACTCCATGGCTTTTCTTCAGCTGAAATTAGGCGGAAAGTTTTGCAAGCTATTAACAGTTCACTTGAACAAATGGGGAAAAGCATTACTGATTTCCACTTCGTCTCTGACGATTTTACATGCAATTATGCTGAACGGTTAACAAAGGAGATTGAAAGTGAGAAAAGCTTAGCAGTGACACCTGAGGATCTGCTTTTGCCTCAGATGCTAAATTCTGAGCAAAAACATGCCTATGATCTAATCCTAGCAGCATGTTTTTCCTTAGACGGCCAGGCTTTTTTCGTTGATGGCCCCGGCGGCACCGGTAAAACGTTCCTGTATCGGTCGCTTCTCGCGACCTTACGGTCGCAGAACCATATTGCAATTGCAGTGGCAACATCTGGAATTGCAGCATCGATCCTTCCTGGTGGAAGGACAGCTCACTCGAGATTCAAGATACAACTTGATTTCTCAAAAAGTAAGAGTTGCCAGCTTAGTAAACAAAGTTCTACTGCAAAACTCATTTCAGAATCTAAGCTTATTTTGTGGGATGAGGCTTCAATGGCTAAGCGGGACACTATTGAAGCCTTCGACGAATTGCTGAAGGATTTAATGGACTCAGATTTACCTTTTGGAGGAAAGGTAATAGTTTTTGGAGGAGATTTTTGA
- the LOC140037319 gene encoding uncharacterized protein yields MRAMFDPEFSRFLLRVGEGREPVDDEGEITLSSDIVIPYYDKEKSLNRLLESVFPDLNTYSPDPYNLINRCILAPKNSSVDELNEIMIRRFPGSLQTYISSDKTVDQRHQGDYEDFLNSQNPKGLPPHKLLLKENCPLMLLRNLNPAEGLCNGTRLICRELGQHTISAEIVFGHHRGKRVFIPRIPLQTPDNDKNGIPFIRTQFPVRICFALTINKSQGQTLDYVGIYLREPVFSHGQLYVALSRAKTAAKVKVLLVPGTFDDTKVDCKTRNVVFDEIFRLAQA; encoded by the exons ATGCGAGCTATGTTTGATCCTGAATTTTCGCGATTCCTTCTAAGAGTAGGAGAGGGAAGAGAGCCTGTTGATGATGAGGGTGAAATAActttatcatcagatatagttATTCCTTATTACGATAAAGAGAAGTCCTTAAACAG GTTACTAGAAAGTGTCTTTCCAGATTTGAACACCTATTCACCAGATCCTTATAACCTAATAAATAGGTGCATCCTTGCGCCTAAAAATAGCTCAGTCGATGAGCTCAATGAAATAATGATTAGGAGATTTCCTGGAAGCCTTCAAACTTATATTAGCTCCGACAAGACTGTTGATCAGCGGCACCAAGGTGATTACGAAGACTTCCTCAATTCTCAAAATCCTAAAGGTCTTCCTCCTCATAAGTTGCTGTTGAAGGAAAACTGTCCGCTGATGCTTCTAAGAAATCTAAATCCAGCTGAAGGCCTTTGCAATGGCACAAGGTTAATATGTAGGGAACTTGGCCAGCACACAATTTCTGCTGAAATTGTTTTTGGCCATCATCGAGGAAAAAGAGTTTTCATTCCAAGGATACCTCTTCAAACGCCTGACAATGACAAGAATGGGATTCCATTCATAAGAACACAATTTCCTGTCCGCATTTGCTTCGCTTTAACTATCAATAAATCGCAGGGCCAAACTCTTGACTACGTCGGCATCTATCTACGGGAACCAGTTTTTTCTCATGGCCAGCTGTATGTTGCTCTGTCCAGAGCTAAGACCGCTGCCAAAGTTAAAGTTCTTCTTGTTCCTGGAACATTTGATGACACAAAAGTAGATTGCAAAACACGAAATGTTGTCTTTGATGAAATTTTTAGATTAGCTCAAGCCTAA
- the LOC140037327 gene encoding replication protein A 70 kDa DNA-binding subunit D-like: MANLLSMRDIIPHMKNWSCIITVQEKQQITSSMGTPTRKQKFVFYDSEGSRVEGIIFNDDIPRMSSILQVYKKYKISNAEVRTIPPKFQTSELTVQWVISTKTVIDEIADDDEVMPVKFWYSKFTDLVQYMDDRTKSVDVLGVVISALEKKTVTKNSKQSDVQKFVLLNEQSQTVLLSLWDSFLANEGQEILSKLHSYPVIIARRVRVNNYNGVALGTWFDSAILVDPPIQEARELKNWALRNTKLLKEAAEKKDYIKYNPQLSLKSDQKTTWISAAYQVEFTCNSCKEKHPAVPRCRFDVDLIDSTGVIPASIFGELAENLLTFSALEAMQHFNENVALPLEFVHKELSSKTFLLHIKPVQTQLADARQRYTIIYYSEVNDDADSAQLTSETKDAPPFPSKESDTIQLGTPGESSARSKVCVRLSERFDEPQSTQAEEDENAECSSSKKQRIN, from the exons ATGGCTAACTTGCTGTCGATGCGAGATATCATACCTCACATGAAAAATTGGAGCTGCATCATCACTGTTCAAGAAAAGCAACAGATCACAAGCTCAATGGGAACGCCAACAAGAAAGCAGAAATTTGTTTTCTACGATTCAGAG GGATCAAGAGTCGAAGGAATCATCTTCAATGATGACATTCCTAGAATGAGCAGCATTTTGCAGGtctataaaaaatataaaatatccaATGCTGAGGTCAGAACCATACCACCAAAGTTCCAGACATCTGAGCTCACCGTTCAATGGGTTATCAGCACCAAGACTGTCATTGACGAAATTGCTGATGATGATGAAGTCATGCCTGTAAAATTCTGGTATTCAAAGTTTACTGACTTAGTTCAATACATGGATGACAGAACTAAATCAGTGG ACGTGCTGGGAGTTGTGATTAGTGCGCTTGAGAAAAAAACTGTTACCaaaaactcaaagcaatcagaTGTTCAGAAATTTGTTCTTCTTAATGAACA ATCACAGACGGTGCTCCTCTCTCTATGGGATAGTTTTCTGGCTAATGAAGGACAGGAAATACTATCTAAACTTCACAGCTATCCTGTCATCATTGCTCGCAGAGTTAGAGTGAACAACTATAATG GAGTTGCACTtggtacttggtttgattcAGCGATTCTTGTTGATCCACCTATACAAGAGGCAAGAGAACTCAAGAACTG GGCATTGAGGAACACTAAGTTGCTTAAAGAAGCTGCCGAAAAAAAGGACTATATTAAATACAATCCACAGCTGTCATTAAAATCAGATCAGAAAACTACCTGGATTT CGGCAGCCTATCAAGTTGAGTTTACCTGTAACTCGTGCAAAGAGAAACATCCTGCAGTACCTAG ATGCCGCTTTGATGTTGATTTGATCGATAGCACCGGCGTGATACCAGCTTCAATATTTGGCGAATTAGCAGAGAACTTACTGACGTTTAGTGCGCTGGAAGCAATGCAACACTTTAATGAG AATGTTGCACTTCCCCTCGAGTTTGTCCACAAGGAGCTCAGTTCAAAGACGTTTCTGCTTCACATCAAACCTGTGCAAACGCAGCTGGCAGACGCAAGGCAGCGCTACACAATTATATACTACTCTGAAGTCAATGATGATGCCGATTCTGCGCAGTTAACAAGTGAAACGAAAGATGCACCTCCTTTTCCTAGCAAAGAATCTGACACTATACAGCTCGGGACTCCAG GAGAGAGTAGCGCTCGTTCAAAAGTTTGTGTTCGCCTATCTGAAAGGTTTGATGAACCACAGAGCACTCAAGctgaagaagatgaaaatgcAGAATGCAGCTCTAGCAAAAAGCAAAGAATCAATTGA